AGTTCGCGGAAGAGTTTCTGGCTCAGGTTCAAACAGTCACCTATTTTCAATGTTGTTGCACAAGATAAACTCCAACTACATATTAGAAAAAACTGAAACGAAGAACCCTTATTTGTAATTTGAAATGTGGATTCAAATACATAGCCATACAAAGGTTGTAAACTTGATGAAGTTAATACTAAGAAAAATGTAGCTCAGGTTATGATTAAGAGAGCTATTTTCTTATCAACAAAAACTAATAGTATATTATATCACGCTACTGGGAAAGGTCTTATAGGTGAACCCGAATTATTGGCGGGCACAATGAGGAACCGTCACTGCAAATTTTGAGATGCAGCTGTGGCGGGTGCAAAAACGCACCCGCCAGTATTGAGAGACTAGCAGTGGCGGGTAAGTAGGAACAACCACCACTGCTAGACTCCCCAAAATTTTGCTTGCTTGTTCAAACTGGGCACTGGTGGACGAAGCTGTGCACCCGCCACTGCCACTGCGGGTTACAGTGGTGGGCACAGAAAGTGCCCGCCACAGGTATTGTGGGGTGACCCTCTCAAATTTCCTATTTTTTTATATCCCAATGTTAGCAGTGGCGGGCAATAAAGATACCCGCCATAGATAAAATGTAGTCACCTGCGCAAAAAAACTACAAATCCAGAAGTTAGGAGTGGCGAGCATTCCATAGTGCCCGCGCCACTCCTTTATTGGCTTTTTTAGCGGCCGGAAATTCAGTTGATGCCACAAAAATAGCAAACCAACTCCAAAAGTTGTAAAATTTTAACACGGGGCTTCCAATGACATATATAACAAtattaaaaaatgatgtatataacTTATGGAAAAAGATTCAATTTCAAAATGTTTTTCAAAGTTTAGTTCTATGTGTGAGGTTTACGTCCGAAACCCTTACACTTGGTGGTAGAGTGTCCTATTTCTACATGATGCGCTTCGGGTTTTTGTagtaaaaatttcaattttttaccACAGCCTAAAGGTGTCCAATGAAGACGCCGTGCAAAGTTTCGAACATTTCCGACCTCGTTAGCACGCccaaatttttattgccttttttacTTGCCGAAAATTCAATTAATGCCGCAAAAATAGCAAAACAACTCCAAAAGTTGTAAAATTCTAGCACGGGGCTTCTGATGGCATATGTTAATCACGGTGCTTCggcgaagactacgaggtgttttctcagtgtgcCCGTGCTTAACTCAACTTCAGAGCcaacaggttggtgcccggagcagcTCAAAGGACTCATGACTACGAGGAAGGCACCCAcaatgtggaggcctcgccctctttcaagtctaaggagccaatcgtcatcgatatctccgacgatgaggagtaCCTTATTTTTTAGCTTactataaggacctatgttcagCTAGCTAGCTACAACGGTTAAGCATGTTCGGTTTACCTGTTgtatgtgctgctcctgcctttcctttataaattctagtgaattgtcctatgtaatgttaatatgcaatctgatccTCTAGTGAATCCATCTGCAACCTGATCTCTAGAATGAATAAACCGAATTTCCAAATGCTTGTTTGCAACACGTTCTCTAACAAAGTGGAAATCAATCTCAATATGTTTTGTCCTTACATGAAAAACAGGGTCAGCAGACAGATAAATAGCTAACTAACATGACTTGTACATGGACTTCTATATTCTAATAATCTAGTATTCCTTTTAATTAGGAAGCTAATTAATAAATCTGGCTACAATGATCACATAATATAGACTTGTTTGCTTGTAGGCTTTGAACTATCCCACTAGACATGAACATAGTATACCAATATTAATTTAGTGGAGGGGTTCCGAAATTTGGCTTCATCGTGTCCTTCTTCGGCTCCATCGGTGAAACCTCGAAGCAAAAGGCGCCAAGCTGTAACATGTTCAGACTTGTACATAATTTTTGTCCAATACTTGGAGCCGGCCCGAGCAAACCTTCAGCTGGAAAGATAATTGCAGCATTGATGGGCACATCGGTGTTGAGCTTTGCGTGTTGTGTTGTGGTAGTTATGTTAGGCACACCTACAATGATCAAGGTGGGTTGGACATTGAAACCTTGAAATATTAAAAACAGTTGTTTACTCAGCAAATCGTTGTATAAGCTACTTAACGAGAAAGGCATTTTGCAAGAGTTGTTGCGTAAAAAGTACGTACTTTTACTCCAAAACGTTATCCCAGGTAGATGTTAAGCCTGCTGATTCACCCTTTTGGAGAAGCTTGATTAAGGTCAAGTTATCTTTTTTTATGAGAGGTTCATTTAAGGTCTGTGACGGCCAATCGACGAGTTTTTAGTAAGATAGCTGGTTTGGTGATACCCATTAGCTCTCCAATATTATATTGTATTCAAAAAAAGGATTCAGTGGCGTCTGTTTGGGGCTAGCCTTTTGAACATCCAATTCCAATGGCTTTACTGGGTGATAAATGGACTAAGTGGATCCATTTGATTTATAGGTTGATGTTGATTAATCTAATGCAGATGTCATATACGTTTCAGTGAAGGTTAACATCTAATGGCATGTTCACCGTGAAGTCTATGTATGTGGATCTTATGAACTCTAGATCTATATTTTGCGGAAAACACATTCGGAAAACAAAAGATTCCTTCCAAAATCAAAGTTTATGTGGTTTTTGCAGAGGGAGGTAGTTCTAACAAAAGATAACCTTGCCCAGCGTAATTGGCATGGtaacaaaaaaatgttttttttgtgaTCAGGAGGAGACAAATACATCATTTGTTTTTGTCATGTCCATTTACTAGCTTGATTTGGCACACCACTCGTGTTACATACAATTCATCACAGCCAACGAGTATTTCAAATTTGTTTGCAAACTTGTTGGGCAGCATTCATCATAAGTTGAAGGGCCAAATCCACGTGGGAGTTTCTACCTTTCTCTTGGCAATATGAAATTGTCGGAACGATTACGTTTTTAACAGATCATCTATTCTCCTAATTTTTCGTAGGTTATATACGGGCCTACGACTTCAACCTGTATGTGGTCATCACTCGGCGTGTAAACGTGCGGGGCTTATGACCTCCAGGTGCTACCGGGTAGAAACGATTACGCAGGATTTATTCAATCAATTTTTTTTCCCGTGCACCTCACGGTGTAGAGGATGGGTACTTTTTTTTTTATAATAAAAAAAAGACTCATTTGACGAGGCCCCCACGGCAGCCATCCAAAAGAGACCACTCGTGGCGAAGCCGATCGATGGATCGGTTATCAAAATCGTCAGTTTCGGATCGACACGTCTGACTGGACCACAGTGACAGCACCAAGAAATATCTTGCTCTATTCGAAGCAGGGAGGCAACGAGGCGCCGCAACTAGTGACTGTCGGAAAGAGACGTGTGGAGGAGAACGGAGCGAGGCAGCAACATAAGGCTAGAGCGGTCGCCGGCCCACACACACACATGCGCCCACATGCCGGCTGCTTCTCCGTGCGCGCGTTGACAGCCTGCCAGCCAGCCAGccgagaggggagggaagaagatCGTCCGAAGCAGAGGAGACAGGCAGAGAGATGGCGGACGCCGAGGCCCCCTTCCTGCAGCCCGCTGAAGGCGACGAGGCGGCGCCGCTGGCCGGCGTCTCCGACTTCCGCGGCCGCCCCGTGCGCCGCGCCGGGTCCGGCGGCTGGCGCTCCGCCCTCTTCGTCTGCGGTGCGTACTCTCGGTCGCACCTACGCACGCGCCTTCTCTTCCCCTGCTTGCTAGTCCGTCAAGTAACAGCCTTCTTGATCGATCCGGCATGGGGTTGATTGCAGTGGTGGAGATCGCGGGCAGCTTCGCCTACTTCGGCGTGTCGGCGAACCTCATCACGTACCTGACGGGGCCGCTGGGCCACTCcaacgccgccgcggccgccgccgtcaACGCCTGGTCGGGGACGGCCTGCCTGATGCCGCTGCTGGGCGCCTTCGTCGCCGACTCCTGGCTCGGCCGCTACCGCTCCATCATCCTCGCCTGCACCCTCTACGTCCTGGTATGGTAAAAATCCTCATTTTGCTTCCCGTTCACTTTTTACCCTCTCTGTTCAGTTCGCTGCACCATCATCGTCACGGTAGATGCTATCACACGTGGTATAATGCTAGGCTCGAGTCGTGTGGGATCAACCAACCGAGTACTGAGTCCACCTCAAAGAATCATCGGTGATGTTGACTTCGGACAATGCAGTACTGGAGCTGATTTTTGATTTCGAAAATCTCCACAACTatttttatatataatatatattgtGTAGAAATTACACCCTTTGAACTTTGCACTAAGTcagagataattattttgagaCAGAGGAAGTACTTGTCAAAGTTGTATTTGAACACCATGCTGGTATCCATCGCGATAAACATTTCTGAGAGCAACTGCTGTAATTGGTACTGGAGTACATTTTTTTGAAACTGGGTCAAGTTTTAGAGACAACTCAATCGCTCGTAATTTGAGTAAATTGCAACATAGAGTATCTACTTCATGTTAAACCTGACTTCAGTTTTTTTTTTTCACCATGTTGCACGAGATCATAATTTTTTACTATCTGAATTCTTGATGTGAATTGAGTTAAATTAGTCTAGGATATTCGTTTAGTTTGTCCCTCAACATTAAGAAGTTCAAAATATGGTTTTAACAATATTGGCCTGGAAAATCAATAACTTATTGTAGTTTCGGTTGGTCCTTTACATTGAACATTAAACGTTAAGCAGACACTAACCAAGTTTTAAATATGTCTGTATGCGTGCAGGGATATGGCATGATGACTCTAGTGACCACGCTCCAGACGCAGCGGTCATCGCCGGCCGGCGACATTCATTCCTCTTCCCGCCCTTCGTCGCTGCAGGTGGCCCTCTTCTACGCCTCGCTCTACCTCATTCCTCTCGCACAGGGAGCCGACAAGCCATGCGGCCTAGCCTTCGCCGCTGACCAGTTCGATGCCGACCACCCCAAGGAGCGCGCCTCTCGCAGCTCCCTCTTCAACTGGTGGTACTTCTCGATGGCCATCGGCATCTCCGTCGCCGTCGCTGTCGTCAGCTACATCCAGGAGAATGTCGGCTGGGGGATCGGCTTCGGCATGCTCTGTGCCATTATGTTATGCGCCTTCGCCGTCTTCCTCTCCGGCACCCCCACCTACCGCCTCTATGCGCCCACCCCGGGCGCCGAGAGCCCTTTCGCCCGCCTTGGTCGCAGCCTCGTGGGGCTCGGAAGGAGCTCGAGCTTCTTCCATACAAAAGGATACCAAGATGAAGACGTCGCGGCCAAGTCGGAGGAGGCGCGTGGCGTGCTGCGGCTGCTGCCGATCTGGGCGGCATGCCTAGCGTATGGCGTGGCGTACGCGCAGATCATGACTCTCTTCAACAAGCAAGGACGCACCCTGGACCGACGTGTCTTCGGCGGCCTGGAGCTGCCCCCGGCGGCGCTTCAGACGCTGGGGCCAGCGAGCATCCTGTTGTTCGTCCCCATCTACGACCGCCTGCTGGTGCCGGCGCTGGGGCGCGCGACGGGCAAGCCATCAGGGCTGACTCTGCTCCAGCGCGTGGGCGTGGGCATGGTGGTGTCGATGAGCGCGGTGATCGTGGCAGCACTTGTGGAGGGCCGACGGCTGGAGACTGCGAGGGAGCACGGTCTGGTGGATGACGCCGGCGCGACGGTGCCGATGAGCTGGGCATGGCTGGTGCCGCAGTACGCGATGATGGGCGTGGCGGACGTGCTGACGGTGGTGGGCCTGCAGGAGTTCTTCTACGACCAGATGCCCCGCGAGCTGCGCAGCCTCGGCCTGGCGCTCTACTTCAGCGTCATGGGCATCGGCGGCTTCATCAGCAGCgccctcatctccttcatcgaCCGTGTCACCAGATGCGGCGGTGGCGACGGTTGGTTCGCTGACAACCTCAACCGCGCCCACCTCGACTATTTCTACTGGCTGCTCGCCGCGCTCTCGGCCGCTGAGCTCGTGCTCTTCGTCTGGCTCGCCAGCTCCTACACctacaacaacaaccacaagaggCTTCAGCAATGAGTGATCACCGGGACAATTCCCGGTTGTGTGAAAAAAAAGGTACACATTGTTCAATAGTAGGTTTTGTTTTCATTGTTCAATAGTAGGTAGGAAACAAGAAATCTGCTAGTATTAAGCGGATGGCATTTGTAATTGCAAATGTTAAAATGAAGGGCGAGCCGACTGGAAATGGCTAGCTTGAGTGTTCAATGCATCTCATCTGATCCGAGGTGTCGCAACTCGCAATCATAGAGCGGTTGCGATCCATCTGGCCGACAGGTGCTGTGACGGTACTATAATTCTTTATTATCACAAGGGCTCCTCTGAACTGGTGTGTACTGTAAAATTATGTGTTCTTTATCGAGATTGCTCAACTTGGTAAAATTATGTTTGTTTTCACGGGTTTGGTAAAATAATGTTGTCACAACTCCTGTGGTGTACAACCACCTTATGATTGAGTATACTGCACTCTGTTTGTGCTCTGTTTCAATGAAGTAGACCAACAGGGACATCCCAAGGCAAGCAAATCAAGATTACTGTTTTCCTCTGAAACAAAGGCAAAAAAACACCAGGACGCATTTGGTTGCTTGTATTTGGGCCAACCAGGCCCACGCGGGagaaaaataaaatggcattggtattaccccttaagaagaaagaaaaataaaataaaaaaacaaacaaCAGCAAAATTTGTACACTATATTCACATAAATGTGCTTTCCaaaatatgcaagaataaacatataGTTGTGAATTTTTCACAAAATATGCCTATGGAGGAATGATTAGTGGCATTGGTTTTACCCTTGAAGAAAAA
This region of Triticum aestivum cultivar Chinese Spring chromosome 2D, IWGSC CS RefSeq v2.1, whole genome shotgun sequence genomic DNA includes:
- the LOC123055395 gene encoding protein NRT1/ PTR FAMILY 5.10, translating into MADAEAPFLQPAEGDEAAPLAGVSDFRGRPVRRAGSGGWRSALFVCVVEIAGSFAYFGVSANLITYLTGPLGHSNAAAAAAVNAWSGTACLMPLLGAFVADSWLGRYRSIILACTLYVLGYGMMTLVTTLQTQRSSPAGDIHSSSRPSSLQVALFYASLYLIPLAQGADKPCGLAFAADQFDADHPKERASRSSLFNWWYFSMAIGISVAVAVVSYIQENVGWGIGFGMLCAIMLCAFAVFLSGTPTYRLYAPTPGAESPFARLGRSLVGLGRSSSFFHTKGYQDEDVAAKSEEARGVLRLLPIWAACLAYGVAYAQIMTLFNKQGRTLDRRVFGGLELPPAALQTLGPASILLFVPIYDRLLVPALGRATGKPSGLTLLQRVGVGMVVSMSAVIVAALVEGRRLETAREHGLVDDAGATVPMSWAWLVPQYAMMGVADVLTVVGLQEFFYDQMPRELRSLGLALYFSVMGIGGFISSALISFIDRVTRCGGGDGWFADNLNRAHLDYFYWLLAALSAAELVLFVWLASSYTYNNNHKRLQQ